One genomic window of Trichomycterus rosablanca isolate fTriRos1 chromosome 1, fTriRos1.hap1, whole genome shotgun sequence includes the following:
- the golt1bb gene encoding golgi transport 1Bb: MISLSDSQKIGMGLTGFGVFFLFFGMILFFDKALLAIGNILFVAGLSFVIGLERTFRFFFQRHKAKATGFFLGGICVVLIGWPIVGVVLEIYGFFLLFRGFFPVAVGFIRRIPIIGSLLNLPGISSLVDKVGESNTMV; encoded by the exons ATGATTTCCTTATCAGACTCTCAGA AAATAGGAATGGGACTAACAGGCTTTGGAGTGTTTTTCCTTTTCTTCGGGATGATACTGTTCTTTGATAAAGCTCTGCTGGCAATAGGAAAT ATCTTGTTTGTTGCAGGACTCTCATTTGTCATCGGTTTGGAACGTACATTCAGATTCTTCTTTCAGCGGCATAAAGCAAAAGCTACAGGCTTCTTTTTGGGAGGTATATGTGTGGTGTTGATTGGATGGCCGATTGTTGGTGTGGTGCTAGAAATCTATGGCTTCTTTCTCCTATTCAG GGGTTTCTTTCCTGTGGCCGTGGGCTTCATCAGAAGAATACCAATTATTGGATCCCTGCTTAATCTCCCAGGCATCAGTTCA ttggTGGATAAAGTTGGTGAAAGCAACACGATGGTATAA
- the ldhbb gene encoding L-lactate dehydrogenase B-B chain isoform X2, with protein sequence MVSGPSEPPRNKVTMVGVGQVGMACAVSILLRELVDELALVDVMEDKLKGEMLDLQHGSLFFKTPKIVSGKDYSVTTNSRIVIVTAVDVLTYVTWKLSGLPKHRVIGSGTNLDSARFRYLMSQRLGVHPSSLNGWILGEHGDSSVPVWSGVNVAGVNLQKLNPEIGKDGDRENWKSTHKKVVDSAYEVIKLKGYTNWAIGLSVADLTESIIKNLHRVHPVSTMIKGMYGISDQVYLSLPCVLNRKGVSSVVNMSLTQDEVCQLKKSADTLWSIQKDLRNL encoded by the exons ATGGTCAGTGGACCGTCCGAGCCACCCAGGAACAAGGTGACCATGGTGGGAGTGGGTCAGGTGGGCATGGCATGTGCTGTCAGCATCCTGCTACGG GAACTAGTTGATGAACTGGCCCTGGTAGATGTGATGGAGGATAAGCTGAAAGGAGAGATGCTGGACCTACAACATGGAAGTCTCTTCTTTAAAACTCCTAAGATTGTCTCTGGCAAAG ATTACTCTGTAACAACAAACTCCCGTATCGTCATTGTGACGGCAG TGGATGTTTTGACTTATGTGACTTGGAAGCTGAGTGGTTTACCCAAGCACCGTGTGATCGGCAGTGGCACTAATCTGGATTCGGCTCGTTTTCGATACCTGATGTCACAGCGGCTTGGTGTTCATCCTAGCAGCTTAAATGGCTGGATTCTGGGAGAGCACGGAGACTCCAGTG TTCCTGTTTGGAGTGGTGTGAATGTTGCAGGAGTGAACCTTCAGAAATTGAACCCAGAAATTGGCAAAGATGGTGACAGGGAGAACTGGAAATCGACTCACAAGAAGGTGGTTGATAG TGCTTACGAGGTGATCAAGCTAAAGGGCTATACTAACTGGGCTATTGGATTGAGTGTAGCTGACCTGACAGAGAGCAtcattaaaaacctgcacagaGTTCATCCTGTTTCTACCATGATAAAG GGCATGTATGGGATCAGTGATCAGGTATACCTGAGTCTCCCGTGTGTGCTGAACAGAAAAGGAGTAAGTAGTGTGGTCAACATGAGTCTGACTCAGGACGAGGTGTGTCAGCTGAAGAAAAGTGCAGATACTCTGTGGAGCATTCAGAAAGACTTAAGAAATCTATAA
- the ldhbb gene encoding L-lactate dehydrogenase B-B chain isoform X1: MLISWWYLYLGAQSICRQVLNVASVLQKLIIPMVSGPSEPPRNKVTMVGVGQVGMACAVSILLRELVDELALVDVMEDKLKGEMLDLQHGSLFFKTPKIVSGKDYSVTTNSRIVIVTAGVRQQEGESRLNLVQRNVNIFKHIIPQIVKYSPNCILIVVSNPVDVLTYVTWKLSGLPKHRVIGSGTNLDSARFRYLMSQRLGVHPSSLNGWILGEHGDSSVPVWSGVNVAGVNLQKLNPEIGKDGDRENWKSTHKKVVDSAYEVIKLKGYTNWAIGLSVADLTESIIKNLHRVHPVSTMIKGMYGISDQVYLSLPCVLNRKGVSSVVNMSLTQDEVCQLKKSADTLWSIQKDLRNL, translated from the exons ATGTTGATTTCATGGTGGTATCTGTATCTGGGGGCTCAGAGCATCTGCAGGCAAG TGCTCAATGTGGCATCTGTGCTGCAAAAGCTCATCATCCCTATGGTCAGTGGACCGTCCGAGCCACCCAGGAACAAGGTGACCATGGTGGGAGTGGGTCAGGTGGGCATGGCATGTGCTGTCAGCATCCTGCTACGG GAACTAGTTGATGAACTGGCCCTGGTAGATGTGATGGAGGATAAGCTGAAAGGAGAGATGCTGGACCTACAACATGGAAGTCTCTTCTTTAAAACTCCTAAGATTGTCTCTGGCAAAG ATTACTCTGTAACAACAAACTCCCGTATCGTCATTGTGACGGCAGGTGTACGCCAGCAGGAGGGCGAAAGCAGACTTAACCTGGTGCAGCGTAATGTCAACATCTTTAAGCACATTATTCCTCAGATTGTTAAATACAGTCCCAACTGCATTCTAATTGTGGTGTCTAACCCAG TGGATGTTTTGACTTATGTGACTTGGAAGCTGAGTGGTTTACCCAAGCACCGTGTGATCGGCAGTGGCACTAATCTGGATTCGGCTCGTTTTCGATACCTGATGTCACAGCGGCTTGGTGTTCATCCTAGCAGCTTAAATGGCTGGATTCTGGGAGAGCACGGAGACTCCAGTG TTCCTGTTTGGAGTGGTGTGAATGTTGCAGGAGTGAACCTTCAGAAATTGAACCCAGAAATTGGCAAAGATGGTGACAGGGAGAACTGGAAATCGACTCACAAGAAGGTGGTTGATAG TGCTTACGAGGTGATCAAGCTAAAGGGCTATACTAACTGGGCTATTGGATTGAGTGTAGCTGACCTGACAGAGAGCAtcattaaaaacctgcacagaGTTCATCCTGTTTCTACCATGATAAAG GGCATGTATGGGATCAGTGATCAGGTATACCTGAGTCTCCCGTGTGTGCTGAACAGAAAAGGAGTAAGTAGTGTGGTCAACATGAGTCTGACTCAGGACGAGGTGTGTCAGCTGAAGAAAAGTGCAGATACTCTGTGGAGCATTCAGAAAGACTTAAGAAATCTATAA
- the slc25a3b gene encoding solute carrier family 25 member 3b isoform X2, which translates to MYPSTLLHLARANPFSAPQFTLQKVEEPTRTVANGQSRRLAAASVAEGDSCEFGSQKYFVLCGFGGILSCGTTHTAVVPLDLVKCRMQVDPAKYKSIFNGFSVTIREDGVRGLAKGWAPTFIGYSMQGLCKFGFYEMFKILYGDMLGEENAYMWRTSLYLAASASAEFFADIALAPMEACKVRIQTQPGYANTLRECAPKMYAEEGLWAFYKGVVPLWMRQIPYTMMKFACFERTVELLYKYVVPKPRSECSKADQLVVTFVAGYIAGVFCAIVSHPADSVVSVLNKERGSTAAQVLKKLGPKGVWKGLVARIIMIGTLTALQWFIYDSVKVYFRLPRPPPPEMPESLKKKLGLTE; encoded by the exons ATGTATCCTAGCACGCTGCTACATTTAGCCCGGGCAAATCCATTCAGTGCCCCGCAGTTCACATTGCAAAAGGTGGAGGAGCCCACACGGACAGTCGCTAATGGACAGAGCCGCAGACTGGCAGCAGCCTCAGTGGCTG AGGGAGACAGCTGTGAGTTTGGCTCACAGAAGTATTTCGTCCTGTGTGGATTTGGTGGGATTCTGAGCTGTGGTACCACGCACACAGCAGTGGTACCTCTCGACCTGGTCAAATGCAGGATGCAG GTGGACCCAGCGAAGTACAAGAGCATCTTCAATGGATTTTCTGTCACGATTAGAGAGGATGGTGTTAGGGGGCTTGCTAAAGGATGGGCGCCCACCTTCATTGGATACTCCATGCAGGGCCTCTGCAAGTTTGGCTTCTATGAGATGTTCAAGATTCTGTACGGTGACATGCTTGGAGAG GAAAATGCCTATATGTGGAGAACTAGTCTGTACCTGGCAGCTTCTGCAAGCGCAGAGTTCTTTGCCGATATTGCTCTGGCCCCTATGGAGGCGTGTAAAGTCCGCATCCAGACTCAGCCTGGCTATGCTAACACCTTAAGGGAGTGTGCCCCAAAGATGTATGCCGAGGAGGGTCTCTGGGC GTTCTACAAGGGTGTGGTTCCCCTCTGGATGAGGCAAATCCCATACACCATGATGAAGTTTGCCTGCTTTGAACGCACTGTCGAGTTGCTCTACAAGTATGTAGTGCCCAAACCACGCAGTGAGTGCAGCAAGGCTGACCAGCTGGTGGTCACCTTTGTAGCTGGTTATATTG CTGGTGTGTTCTGCGCTATTGTCTCCCATCCTGCTGACTCGGTGGTGTCTGTGCTGAACAAAGAGAGGGGAAGCACAGCTGCTCAAGTGCTGAAGAAGCTTGGACCTAAGG GTGTCTGGAAGGGTCTGGTGGCCCGTATCATCATGATCGGTACCTTAACCGCCCTGCAGTGGTTCATCTATGACTCCGTAAAGGTCTACTTCCGTCTGCCCCGTCCTCCTCCCCCTGAGATGCCAGAGTCTCTGAAGAAGAAGCTGGGTCTCACTGAGTAG
- the slc25a3b gene encoding solute carrier family 25 member 3b isoform X1 yields the protein MYPSTLLHLARANPFSAPQFTLQKVEEPTRTVANGQSRRLAAASVAESGNSCEFGSSKYYALCGFGGILSCGLTHTAVVPLDLVKCRLQVDPAKYKSIFNGFSVTIREDGVRGLAKGWAPTFIGYSMQGLCKFGFYEMFKILYGDMLGEENAYMWRTSLYLAASASAEFFADIALAPMEACKVRIQTQPGYANTLRECAPKMYAEEGLWAFYKGVVPLWMRQIPYTMMKFACFERTVELLYKYVVPKPRSECSKADQLVVTFVAGYIAGVFCAIVSHPADSVVSVLNKERGSTAAQVLKKLGPKGVWKGLVARIIMIGTLTALQWFIYDSVKVYFRLPRPPPPEMPESLKKKLGLTE from the exons ATGTATCCTAGCACGCTGCTACATTTAGCCCGGGCAAATCCATTCAGTGCCCCGCAGTTCACATTGCAAAAGGTGGAGGAGCCCACACGGACAGTCGCTAATGGACAGAGCCGCAGACTGGCAGCAGCCTCAGTGGCTG AGTCGGGCAATAGCTGTGAGTTTGGCTCTTCAAAATACTACGCCCTGTGCGGCTTTGGGGGCATTTTGAGCTgcggtctcacacacacagccgTAGTGCCTCTCGACTTGGTCAAGTGTCGGCTGCAG GTGGACCCAGCGAAGTACAAGAGCATCTTCAATGGATTTTCTGTCACGATTAGAGAGGATGGTGTTAGGGGGCTTGCTAAAGGATGGGCGCCCACCTTCATTGGATACTCCATGCAGGGCCTCTGCAAGTTTGGCTTCTATGAGATGTTCAAGATTCTGTACGGTGACATGCTTGGAGAG GAAAATGCCTATATGTGGAGAACTAGTCTGTACCTGGCAGCTTCTGCAAGCGCAGAGTTCTTTGCCGATATTGCTCTGGCCCCTATGGAGGCGTGTAAAGTCCGCATCCAGACTCAGCCTGGCTATGCTAACACCTTAAGGGAGTGTGCCCCAAAGATGTATGCCGAGGAGGGTCTCTGGGC GTTCTACAAGGGTGTGGTTCCCCTCTGGATGAGGCAAATCCCATACACCATGATGAAGTTTGCCTGCTTTGAACGCACTGTCGAGTTGCTCTACAAGTATGTAGTGCCCAAACCACGCAGTGAGTGCAGCAAGGCTGACCAGCTGGTGGTCACCTTTGTAGCTGGTTATATTG CTGGTGTGTTCTGCGCTATTGTCTCCCATCCTGCTGACTCGGTGGTGTCTGTGCTGAACAAAGAGAGGGGAAGCACAGCTGCTCAAGTGCTGAAGAAGCTTGGACCTAAGG GTGTCTGGAAGGGTCTGGTGGCCCGTATCATCATGATCGGTACCTTAACCGCCCTGCAGTGGTTCATCTATGACTCCGTAAAGGTCTACTTCCGTCTGCCCCGTCCTCCTCCCCCTGAGATGCCAGAGTCTCTGAAGAAGAAGCTGGGTCTCACTGAGTAG
- the tmpob gene encoding thymopoietin b, protein MAEFLKDPTTLTKEKLKNELRANDVPLPSGDQKKDVYVQLYLKHLTVLNEKTNPSPDTFSSDEEIVPVVSNKSRSGKKAIKKTDKNRKEEVDVESLTDSDLKDELLKHGINSGPIVASTRKLYEKRLQKLLDQPTSVSTQPEPETAVPETVTLTAGGSQNGNTHSVENQYSDKEEEIETVPVSTKPVRSRGITPVTTRTSSRHHIKQVEERAADGRGVSLDKGDILKEMFPNEPSTPTGIIASCRRPIRGAAERPVKPLDLWSEESLLRQRVLTSTTAATTKTSLSQSYSAPAPAPRPSRCSFSFWLKLLVFLALVALLYYAYQNVSSKQIDSCILFLQDSVITPLLTLIGVIGHKDNAGSK, encoded by the exons ATGGCAGAATTCCTTAAAGATCCAACTACTCTAACAAAGGAAAAGCTGAAGAATGAACTGAGGGCAAATGATGTTCCTCTTCCCAGTGGTGACCAAAAGAAAGATGTCTATGTTCAACTTTACCTTAAACATCTGACTGTATTGAACGAGAAGACAAATCCTTCTCCTGACACCTTTTCCAGTGATGAAGAAATCGTGCCGGTGGTCTCTAACAAAAGTCGTTCAGGAAAG AAGGCTATAAAAAAGACGGATAAGAATCGGAAAGAGGAGGTGGATGTTGAGAGTCTGACAGACAGTGATTTAAAGGATGAATTGCTGAAGCATGGCATTAATTCAGGTCCTATAGTTG CGTCGACTCGTAAACTTTACGAGAAAAGACTACAGAAACTGCTGGATCAGCCTACGTCAGTGTCCACTCAACCTGAACCTGAGACTGCAGTTCCAGAGACAGTCACGCTGACAGCAGGAGGCAGTCAGAATGGCAACACGCACTCAGTGGAGAATCAGTACAGTGATAAGGAGGaag AAATAGAGACAGTTCCAGTATCGACAAAGCCAGTTAGAAGCAGAGGGATAACACCAGTGACCACCAGGACAAGCAGCAGACATCACATTAAG CAGGTAGAGGAGAGGGCAGCTGATGGCAGGGGAGTATCTCTGGACAAAGGTGACATATTAAAGGAAATGTTTCCTAATGAGCCTTCTACACCTACAGGAATTAT TGCTTCTTGTCGACGTCCTATTCGTGGGGCAGCTGAGCGTCCAGTAAAACCGCTGGACCTCTGGTCAGAGGAGTCTCTCCTGCGGCAGCGTGTACTTACCTCCACCACTGCTGCCACCACCAAAACATCACTCTCGCAGAGTTACAGTGCTCCAGCACCTGCCCCCCGTCCATCCCGTTGCTCCTTCTCTTTCTGGCTCAAACTGCTGGTGTTCCTTGCTCTAGTGGCCCTCCTGTACTATGCCTATCAGAATGTGAGCAGCAAGCAGATTGATTCCTGCATTCTCTTTCTACAGGACAGTGTGATTACACCGCTTCTTACTCTGATTGGTGTTATTGGGCACAAAGATAATGCTGGGAGCAAATAA